In Zingiber officinale cultivar Zhangliang chromosome 9B, Zo_v1.1, whole genome shotgun sequence, the genomic window actaatagggaagcaactcttaggcataacataaagcatgcataattgggcacacaacacatcatgaatttgggcacacagcacatcatgatcgcatgcataattgggcacacagcacatcatgaaattgggcacatagcacattataacgcatgcataattgggcacacagcacatcatgaatttgggcacataacacatcataagggtcatcatcatgcataggtcataagcatacataaatgagcatagaagcatagcatattcttatcatatcatgaagcattgcatgtgagacacatagaatttcataattgggtctctaacccaaaTATCAtaaagtggccgaaacatgtagttgttgaCTAGGTTAACAAGcaccataaaagcatatgaatcCTAAATcattatcatatcatatatcataaggaacatcatgagcatgtttaacaTGAGTTCTAAGTTAAGCCTttattcttgtcatggccgaaacctagcaAGTATGTTTCTaagttacaagtagcatgaaagcatgGGGAccctaaataaatatcataacatatatcataaggaacatcttgagcatgtttagtttcggttccaagcttcctaagtctttaaacatgtcatggccaaaacttatcaagcatcacatttggttacaatcaacatacaagcatgtgaaccctaaactaatatcatatcatataccataaggaacatcatgagcatggttagtttaggttctaggtttcctaagcttgtaaacttgtcatggccgaaaccctagtaagcacaattctaggttacaagtagcatgaaagcatgtgaaccctaaaccaatatcatatcatttatCACAAAGAACATCTTGAGcaagtttagtttgggttctaagcttcctaagtctttaaacctaatgtggccgaaacttattaaGTATGCAACTAGGTTTTCAAGTGGCATAAAaccatggaaaccctaaaccaatttcatagcaattatcacaaggaacatcatgagcatagttaggttaggttctaagtttcctaggcccttaaacttgttatggccgaaacttgtaaagcttggaactaggtttcaagtgttataaaagcatgggaaccctaaaccaatttcatagcaattattacaaggaacatcatgagcataattaggttaggttttaagtttcctaggcccttaaacttgttatggctgaaacttgtaaagcttggaactaggttttaagtgtcataaaagcatgggaaccctaaaccaatttcatagcaattattacaaggaacttcatgagcataattaggttaggttctaagtttcctaggcccttatacttgttatggccgaaacctcatgagcatgaaatacaatttcaaatcaacatacaagcatgagaaatatcatgttaacttcatatcttgtcataaggagaatcatggcatgcttggtttaggttttaagTTCTCCTAGGTTCTTGATTTTGTCTTAGCCGAGAGTTTTAAGGAGAGAAATCTtaattctaagcaacatacaagtacgGGAATACTAAAcaaatctcttttaaaaaaaagtacatatcataaaaatcaTGGTGAGCATATTTAGGACTTAATTTTTCCTAAGGGTCTTATTCCTGTTGGCCGAACTTACCATGGATCACACCTTAAGTTTTTagaaatctattttcataaaggaaagcacctatgaactacttgtaccacaggtgaggggatacttacttactttcgcttgtgatttttcttaaggaaaaaggtaccctaggtgcaaaggaaggagagagcttcttcttcttgcacctccttttgtttctcttgcttggaaggggtagatcttgaaggcttattcttgtaaattagttcTCTTAGAGAGGAAACTTAGCCTAgattttggaataaggagagggaggggctcttggtttcagtggagaatgaagaaggagaaggaaggaggaagaagaagaattaaatctcttgcttttcttctcccaatcctatttattcctttgtaaatgaagcatgtcttcattcattccctcaactcctcttttccctcattcctttaatcccacgaaaatagagagagggagggaagtaggcaatttatcttttgtttgcttcttctcttaaccaagaggaagagaaggtaagcaacttggttttctcttgttcttttacttaaccatcttctctcctttaactaccatttccattctcttttattcacttatcattcattactctagtggttccatccactaatttaactctattacttgtgggaggttcaaggttcaatccttgacctcacctcttcttattctattttggtttctatttttctttttctcttattctttttatttttatgctcgaaagaaaataacacccatatacttatcttatattttcgtgggtgttacattgggcctgatatcattccatatcaggtccacgttgggcctgatatgagtctatatcaggcccaacgtgtggTTTTTTTTGTCGAATCTTtgattttacatgttaacatATTTGAAaggtcaaaataaataatggacatcatatttgaactccttacaatatCAGAAATCTATAAGAACTGAAATGAGTTCAAtaggagctctctaggtccatcagtgagttttgaccgaaacccactaatggacctagggagttccgattgcatccatttcagttcGTATGGATTTCTAATGttgcaaggaattcaaatatggtgttcattatttatttcaactttttaTAGATATTAacatgtaaaaataaaaaattagcaaaaaactccacgttgggcctgatatggaatcatataaggcccaacgtgggcctgatatggaatcatatcaggcccaacgtgggcctgatatggaatcatatcaggcccaacgtggacctgatatgattccatatcagacccaattgTTTGAGATCTGGGAGAAAAAGTACTTGCTCGCTACGCATAATGCATCATCATGTGCCAGGAATTGTTTGATTCAAATACAGATAGTAGTGGAATGCAACAGAGGCTGAAGGAAAAACAATATTGTGCCTCTGTTCGCAACTACACATTTAAATCTTTAGCTAATGCTTTTTCCTTCTGCATTCAGAGTACAAAAATTCGGCCCGACCTTTTTGACAATTAAGACCTGAGAAAAATTATGCTCTTATTTACAGAGGAAGCAACACAAAGATGAAATTATTGTCTAGAACTGCAGTGATCCATTTCCGGTGGTCAATTACTTAGCCAGCAATATTAACAAAACGATCAGATCCTTGTTTAAGGGCATGACGCTGCGGCACTTCAATTCTCTAAACGATTTTGGAATCATATCATTTTGGAAGCAATATTAACTAAATTATCGTGGAGTTGATGAAAATTGGGCCTAATATgcaatcatatcaggtccacgttggccctgatatgattccatatcaggctcacgttgggcctgatatgagttcatatcaggcccaacatggagttttttgctgattttttatttttgcatgttaacatttataaaaagtcgaaataaataatgaacaccatatttgaactccttgcaacatcagaaatccataggaactgaaatgtaTGCAATCAGAGCtccctaggtccatcagtgggtttcgatcaaaccccactgatggacctagagagctccgattgaacccatttcagttcctatagatttctgatgttgcaaggagttcaaatatggtgtccattatttatttcggcctTTCAAAAatgttaacatgtaaaatcaaagaatcgataaAAAAAcctcacattgggcctgatatggactcatatcaggcccaacgtgggcctgatatggaatcatatcaggcccaacgtagtatttttgccgattctttgattttgcatgttaacatctatgaaaaggcaaaataaataatgaacatcaaatttgaactccttgcaatattagaaattcataggaactgaaatgggttcaatcggagctctctagatccatcagtgagttttgaccgaaacccactgatcgacttaaagagctccgattacactcattttagttccagtggatttctaaaattgcaaggagttcaaatatgtattcattatttatttttgcttcttcaaaTGCATTAAAACGTTActaaaaaattgactaatgttatttatATGTTCTGCCcataaaaaaagagaagagagagagaaatatagtgaaAAAAAGAAAACGGTAGAAAATGTCAAATTGTCagaagggtaaaataggaaatgcattTTAAAAAGTGcgttctttggtaaataccaaagtaacgtatgtcttttgataaatttaactCTCTACATGTACCATTTGGTAACTTGCCGAATACAAAAGCTATGAGTACATGCTCTGTCCGTATAAATGCTAGAGAGCTTTTAAAAGTTATATTCTTCGAGCAACCTTAAAGTGCAGATGGTATGCAAGTTGATAAGAGACGACAAATAATTAGTTAATTACATATCCAAGTAAATTACATTTTTAGTCcagtaaattatatattttttcaattttgtTAATGTTATCTATAAATTCTCATTCTTAATATATtaacttgtatatttttttttcaatttcaatcaTTTTTTTGTTTGGAATTCAAATGACCATTAGTAATTAAGAGAGGTGGTGATGctaaaatgaaaaatgaatttggcTTTTTTGCTTTTGTTGAAAAATAAGTATCATCTTTCAATCAATGCAGCCATGAATCTCCTACCGAGGTTATCATTTGTCTAATAAATTCGCAACATGACCGTTTCACACATGTACAGAACATGAATACACTTCCAAGAATAAagacattttactcttttaaataAATTACAAATCCAAACGTAAATGTTGCTTCGTTATCTGCCTAATTCTATGAGAAAAATTAAGATGCTTGGGTCAAGTTATAGGGTTTCCAAATCTAGGGTTTATGGTGGAGACTATTGAGAaattattggattttttttttttgggaggaGATATATTgaatgtaatatttttttaagaattttatcttATTGATTTTACTTTTAAGGTGACATTACTTTGATTTCGTGTTCCTTATTTATTTAAATGCGTAGGtggaattacaaaatttattataTGGGTGATTTATtcatcaaaaggaaaaaaaaatctaaattcatTACTTGTGGTCAAttagaattttgtaaaaaaatgattgaaatttgaaaaaaaaaatataagttaatGTATTAAGAATCTGAATTTATAGATAATATgatcaaaattgaaaaaaaaaatataatttactggactaaaaatataattttctcatGCAAATCTTAACTAGTGGTTAAAAAGTTTAGCTAGAGAAAGATATTGACTTTGATTATATCTTTCTAATTgttaagaagaaattaacctaCCTAAGTTGCATTGGGTTGCCAATCAGCTTGGATCTTGATGATTAGATTTCGAGCTTTAGCATCTAGTTGTCTTGCATTGGTGCACAATGAACTTAAGGAGCAGACATGCATGTGGACCTGCTAGAAGGATTAAATAAAACAAACATGGTTTATAGATCGAAGAATAACTTGTACCTATACTTTCAAACTAGCTCCTAAATAATTGTGTACGCAATTAATTCTCTAATTTACAAGCTAGTTTTGTGACTATTTCTCTCCCCACTCTAATATTTAGTAGATCCTATATTCTAAAATATATAattgaatattttttatatttcctTTGATTATTCTCTTCATTGGTTGATAGAAATCGAGGATATGAGAGTATAGTTAATCTTCTTTAACCCTCCTCAGGTGGCCCACCTTgatgttgaagatattatcaaaacAAGAATTACGTCTTAAtaatgaaaaagaaaacaaaaataattacgtaactttctgaaatttttaattttttctagttttaatttgttaaaagatCATGCATATCCTTTAGATACAGTAGGCTAACCATTAAATTTTATAGACTTAATCGCCTTAATATTAGACTTAATCGACAAAATAAATCTCTTTGCTCTCTGTCTTAGAGATGTTTTAACTTATCCCCTTGACACGATATAGTGGTTAAAGTATAAGGTATTGTCATATTAAATTATGGGGTTGAAACTTGATATGTTTGACCATATCTTTTTCCCTATCTTCATCATTACACTAATGGTTAGTATCCATTCATGATTTATCTCTTTCGTATTGATCTAAAGATAGATTAACGAGGACGAATAAATCATCTTTTATCACATTAGACATGTTTTAACTAATCTATTCCATCTTAGAGCAATTTAATTTAACCAAAACTCTACCTAATCCAACATATACGAATAACTTTGACCAAGCTATTTAAAAGAGCAATTTTGACCAAAGCTATTCAAAATAGAGTACAAAGGGATATTTGGAATATAAAATTATAAGTGAGGtactattttaatttaaaaaaattaagggcatccttttaattttctatcaatagcattttaaatatttagtataattttcactattttttattatttaaaaaaaagttgaattttattgttttaaaaaataaattataaattttattccaGTAGTTGCTAGTGCTTTTTTAGAGGGGTTATAAGTTCACCTTTTATTTAttacaatatttattttttaaaaatttattctccACTAAACCTTGTCTGCTTGCACTACCATTAATTATTTCCCCTTTTAATTAAGAAAGGTGACAGGGTGAATCTCCTCATCTAAacctaaaattataattataattaaaattcaacgATCCACTACATTTtgcaattaatctctaatgggaCAGTTGGTCTCCACAACTTGATACAAAGCACTTCGCTAGTCATTTATTgtcataaaaataatataattaattgagagaatatatatatatatatatatatgcaatccAAAGGAGAGATTGAGGTCCgcctactatatatatatatatatatatatatatatatatatatatatatatatatatatatatatatatatatatatatgcaatccAAAGGAGAGATTGAGGTCCGCCTACTATTGTGTTCCTActaaagaataaaaaatatttggTTCATTTAAAAGCCTCAGTAGCTCTTAATTAACGGAAGATGACCTCACTTAATATTGCTTAATATTGCtgttcattatatatatatatatatatatatgcgtgcGCCTATGGCCCTCGACTTTGTAGCCCTCTTCGTCTTTTTTTGATTTGCTTAAGTGTCCCCCATCAAGACCAAGTTGAGGTTTGTGTTAATTATCTTCTACAAGGTTAAGTTGACAGCATCTTAATTATGCAAGTGGCCTAACCTAATCCGCATTATGAGGGCATTAACTTGCTGGGTTGGATTTCACTTTCTAGTCGTATGAAGTGATTCTACTATGATCCTTTGACCTAGAATATAAGTGTTTATGTCTAGAATtaatagaagaagaagttgaactttctgtgaaaattttgaagaaaggagaggaaagaaaatgaaacaGTGACTGATCAGATACTAGCCATCGCTTGTATCAGTATAACATCATAATCGACAAAGATAAAGAAACGCAACATAACATTTAAGTATGAATTCAGCTGGCCCGTGAATTAAGCGAGAGCATATGGAAAAGACAAAGAAATGCAGCTTTAAGACCTCTATTCTGTTTTGTTGGTAGGCTTATTTTAGACTTGTCTAAAAGTAACCAAGATGATATAAATATTAGAGGGCAGCGGAGAGGTTGCCATTATTTTAGTTGCCTAGGTCTCGTTAATCCGGAGACAAAGAACCTATCTTTATTGTTAGTGATTCTCACATACAAACATGTACGATAAATTGTTAGTGATTCTGTTCGAAAATGAAGAAGGTGGCAAGTTAGGGGCATAGTTGTGGGGTTAACAAAACAACGACTCGGCGTGGTCTTGCAACAAAAAAGGTGTTATTGTCAAGTCGGGAAAGGGTTCCTGGCATTGACcatctgatgctcaagtcagtttccgACACAGTGGTGTTACTGTcgagtcgggaaggggttcctgacATTGactctctgacgctcaagtcagtttccgaCACAGTGGAGAATAATAAGAATGTTGTAGCAAAGAGCATGTCGGGTTGTAAAGTTGTATATACCTCCGCTTGTAAATGAGATTCTCCTTTTATAGTGTCAGTGTATTGTTCATGCACACATTTCAAAGCATATGTACATTATCCAAAGCGTCCtaggaaaagataagtcaaaaagtaTCACTGACATATTTCCTTAAGCGAGTGCGCAAATATCTGATGTGACAAACATGAAACTTCTAAAGTATGATTTGCCTGCTAGGCATGCTTTGTTGTCAATGGTGTTAGTCATTAGCCCTAAGGGCGCGTTTGGTTCAAGGTTATCGCTGATAACCTTGGTAGGTTATCAACAGAAaccttatttggtttaggtaatgaGTGATTCCTGGCAATGAGTGATTCCCGCCACGTCAGCAATTTGGGAATACAACCAGGAATCAGAAAACCTTGAAAGCCTAAGGTTTTCTACGATTCCGGGATtatcatattattttttccaaaattacccACCCACCCCAAACCTTGATCGCCCCTTTCCGTGAGAACCCTATCTGCGTCCCTTCTCTTCGTCGCTCGATTCCTCTTCTCATATCTGCATCGCAAATGTCAGGCACCCTCGACATGTCCCTCGACGACATAATCAAATCAAGCAAGAAGACTGCCAGCGGTGGACGCGGGCGGGGTCGTGAGGCTAGCGGGCTGTCCTGTCGCACGCCCAACTGAATGGCTAACCTATCCGCCCCTTACTCCTCCGAGAAGGTACACGCTTTGGGGATTTCCTGCGGCTGCTGGATCCGGGCTTCCTCCCGACCACCCGATCTAATTTGATCTACGATCCCAGGCTCCCGACTCGGTGTGGTAGCACGACATGTACTCGGCGGCGCAAGTAGGTGGTTTTCCTGCTCCGACGGCGAGGGCTTCCTCCATAGAGACCGGCACCAAGCTGTATATCTCGAATTTGGAATTCGGAGTGTCGAACGAGGACATCAAGGTGCTCTTTTTCACTTTTTAGCATTCGATTTGTAGCGGCTTCACCTAGAAATTTCGCATCTGTTGATTTTATGCAAAGTATTAGTTTTTTGGCTATCTTGAGCctaaggaggaagaggaagcggCCTTGTGGAGCGAGGCTAATGGAGTGAGGCCTGCAACATTTAGAACTTCCATGGCATCACTCTCGTGATTGGAGTTCGGACACAACGATAGGGAAGAAGAGAAGTCACGGGAGAGAAGAGATAAAAAAGGTTttcattcaattaaattaattcaaaaagttAAAGGGTAAATTAGTAAATGTAAAACTAAGTAATTGCATAatcttagttgaaccaaatacttAATAAGTTATGTTGAATTCCCCATAACCTTAGTTatatgattacctggtaatcacataaccaaggttatagatgatgacttgaatcaaacgcaccctaagagccaatcatgagatgattaggccttttgggttactcattgagttagactcaaatgatctcactcattggattgagtccaatctgaattagacacattggattaatgggttagactcaatgggttagacttattgggttattggattaatggttaatctaatataataatccaacccattaagaggaatataaAGAGACAAAGACCCTTGGTATTTAtgagatgaatataaataggctTTTGGATTTATTTTTTCAGGAGATGAAGATAAGAGTTGAAAAAGAGATGAAGATGGTGACTCTTGATCTCCCCTCTCCTTCCTCCTCATTCCTACTTGGCCGATTCTTCAAGTTTTAGCTGAGCCattcttcttgctagcacaagaagatggttcttctccgaaggcttcgttcgtgtgACAAACTgttggatgtatactataagcctagcttttgtatgaacatctgttttgaaatattttgaaatgagaatcactttggtgaaatgtttgcattttatatttatatatatgtcaatgcagttgccaatttaatttatattatagataacatgatgtgtggtgccacacagaagatcaagttatcggttccttataaattataaatagtagctcacaaccaagatggattaggacaaaccattggaatagttatagtgtaatttggtattagtctgtcttgactataaaatacactagtacactatgtgtgtattgagcaggaccgtttgaggttgttcaatttgCACTaattatataaaagaacagaatctctgttattatggatgtgtgtcctctaaatccctatataataacaagcatatatacttagtatttatttctttaacttatcaatgggtgagatttattcgtcaaatcaataggcccgatgagttgggagatagtattatttatatggtgtgttgttgattatagaaggaatctgtgtcctaattatttaggttgatgatgtccccttgaggagcttataaggattatcatgtaaaccctgcaggtagacttattacgacatgataataaagttgagtggtactactctaggaatcagatgttaattaattgggtagctagtaactcaattaattaacggacatacaatatcttaaacatggggagattaacacacttatgataagaaggagcccatattgtaatatgggattggtgcggtagttcaataataaccctttagtggtatgagttattattgatggacttgggttgggtgttcgggccgaacacaagaagcccaagTCCATgaagaggcctaaaccaattgctcctctaggtccctgttgtagtctctatataaagtctcgcatccacctatccataacttggtttggtctaacttggtttggtttaacttggttttggtttggttttctcCATTCTCTTAGGGCTGGCGGcaaggttatagaaagggagattttttctaaatagaattctattatttttctttctttgtaactaacaacaaagattataaaaggagtaggtggtgtcccctaaaacctaatttttcccACAAGCCTCCTCTTCTCCTTACCTAGGACCGGCGACATCCcacctcttccttggtggccggcaccccccctcctccttggtggccggcgccccctcctccttggtggccgacggattggagaagaagaagaagaagagaaggaagaagattaaaaggtgccccatcctagagttgttggttgctactcagaatactgtcatagttcccctgtacaaaaatttgtacaagcatagaactatcctagctacccatgcgTTCtcctaaagttaaa contains:
- the LOC122023079 gene encoding THO complex subunit 4B-like — encoded protein: MSGTLDMSLDDIIKSSKKTASGGRGRGREHDMYSAAQVGGFPAPTARASSIETGTKLYISNLEFGVSNEDIKVLFFTF